The nucleotide sequence GAAGCGGTTCCTGCCGAGCGGGAACTGGCCCTCCGTATCATCGAAGCGGGCGATCCGAAATCGGAAGCCATCAAAGAAAAACTACGGGCCATCGACGTAAACCGCCTGACGCCAATTGAAGCGTTGCTTAAGTTGAACGAGTTGCTTAAACTGGCGGAGTAAACTTTAAACAGCAAATACAAAAACACAACCCATGGACTTAAACGTATTGACCGCCCCATTGACGGCGCAGGAAATCGAATGGCGTGTACAGAGCCAGACCAAAGATGGTCAGAAGATCATCGTCGTCCCATATATTACCAACCGTTGCGTAATGCAGCGCTTCGACGATCAGTTCGGCTGGGCGGGTTGGCAGAACGAGATCAAGGAGATTGAAGGCGGTTTTTTGTGCACTATTACGGCGGTTCTGCCCGGTGGCGAAATCGTCCGGAAAACTGACGGAGCCAGTCGCACTGGTATCGAGCCGGTAAAAGGCGGTATCAGCGACGCCATGAAACGCGCGGCCGTACAGTTTGGCCTTGGCCGGGCGCTCTACGACTTTCCAAAAGTGTTTATCGAAACCACCGACAAATACATTCCGGGCTGGGCTACGCCGTTGCTGGACAAAATGGTGGATAAGATCAACTCAGGCGGAACTGTACGCGATGTTGTGGTTCTCAAGCCCGAGCACGCTAAACCGGCAGTGAAGGCCGTGTGATCGGAGCATTTTAGACCCCTCAAAAATGAAGCGGGGGCGTCACCACTGGTGACGCCCCCGCTTCGGTTTTGAACGTATGCTTATTGCTTCGGCATTGCGAAAATAGCCGGGTCGACAGTACCGTTTAGGGTTAACTTCGTTACGGTGGACGTAACGGTTCCGGGCATACCCGCCCCGCTAACATCAATGGTATACGGCAGCATCAGTCCATCAACCTGTTTGTAGTCGCGGTACACGGCGGAGCCCTCCGTTTGCACACCCTGCACGGTTACGCTCGCTTTGGAGGCAACGAGCTGGTAGTTGTTCGCATCGATGTAATACGTATAGACGCCATCGGGTTTGGTAACCTTAAGGGCATAGACATCCTTGCCGGCCTGTTTCTCTTTGCCCGTCAGTTCGTACGGGTCTTTATGAAGCTTGGCGTAAGCCAGTTGCAGACCAGTCGGTTCAGTGTTGTTCTTCTGCATCTTCACCATGTCCGGCGTCATCTCCTGCGGTTCGCTACCGCCCTGCATCGGATTGATAGCCCAGCCTTTATCGCCGTCGACGACGCTGGTAATCTGCTGGCCCATCACGGAAATATCGCTGCGCGACGCTTTTCCGACAATGATGCTTGTTTTGGCCGTCAGGTCCATGCCCTGGATCGACATCTTCTGCTCGTATTCGGCGGTTTTGATGGCGTTGATCTTGTCAGTCCCACCCAGGGTTGCAATATGTTTATCAATAATTTCGTCGGCCGTCTGTGCCAACGAAAGTGCCGGGATGGCCAGAATGACAACCAAGGCAAAGAGTTGTTTTTTCATGGAAATGTTAATCGGAACAATACCAAAGATACTGAATCAGCCTGGGAAAGGCTACGCAAGTATTGTCATGTATAACGAAAGTTACAGATGATCCTGCTTCAGCGGTAACTTTCGTAGGCAGACGGCTTGCAGGGCTGACGGGCGTTTTCTACCTTCAACCATTGAAAGCTTAACTACTATATTCCCTCCGATGCTGACAACGACTCGTGTCAAACTTTCGGTCATGATGTTCCTCCAGTTTTTTGTGTGGGGAGCCTGGTATGGCCAGATGAGTAAGTACCTTCTAACCCAGCTCAATGCCACCGGCGATCAGGTAGGTAATGCCTACGCGGCCTTTTCGCTGGCCATGCTGATAGCGCCTTTTTTCGTGGGCATGATTGCCGACCGGTACTTTGCCGCTCAGAAAGTTCTGGGCGTTCTGAACCTGCTGGGGGCGGTTGTCCTGTACTTCATCACCCAGAACACCGACCCGGATAACTTTTTTTACCTGATTCTGGCTTACTGCCTGACCTTCGCACCAACGCTGGCGCTGACCAGCTCAATTGCGATGCAGCAGATGACTACGCCCGAGAAAGAGTTTCCGGGTATTCGCGTACTGGGTACGGTGGCCTGGATTGTCGTTACCAACATCGTTGGGTACTACGGCTTTGGGGACAAGGTGACTATTTTCCAGCTATCCATGTATTCGGCGCTGGGGCTTGGCGTGTTTGCGTTCTTCCTGCCTGACACGCCCCCGAAGGCAACGACCTCAACGTCGTTCGCGCAGATTATGGGTCTAGATGCGTTCAAGCTGTTCAAGGACCGCTCATTTGCCATTTTCTTTATGTCATCGGTGCTGATCTGTATTCCGCTGTCGTTTTATTACGCTATGGCTAATCCATCGCTGACGGACGGCGGCATGCAGAACGTAGAGAACAAAATGTCGCTGGGACAGGCATCGGAAGTTATTTTCATGCTGCTGATTCCGCTGGCCTACACGCGGCTGGGCGTA is from Spirosoma taeanense and encodes:
- a CDS encoding Rad52/Rad22 family DNA repair protein, encoding MDLNVLTAPLTAQEIEWRVQSQTKDGQKIIVVPYITNRCVMQRFDDQFGWAGWQNEIKEIEGGFLCTITAVLPGGEIVRKTDGASRTGIEPVKGGISDAMKRAAVQFGLGRALYDFPKVFIETTDKYIPGWATPLLDKMVDKINSGGTVRDVVVLKPEHAKPAVKAV
- a CDS encoding DUF4292 domain-containing protein → MKKQLFALVVILAIPALSLAQTADEIIDKHIATLGGTDKINAIKTAEYEQKMSIQGMDLTAKTSIIVGKASRSDISVMGQQITSVVDGDKGWAINPMQGGSEPQEMTPDMVKMQKNNTEPTGLQLAYAKLHKDPYELTGKEKQAGKDVYALKVTKPDGVYTYYIDANNYQLVASKASVTVQGVQTEGSAVYRDYKQVDGLMLPYTIDVSGAGMPGTVTSTVTKLTLNGTVDPAIFAMPKQ
- a CDS encoding nucleoside permease, with amino-acid sequence MLTTTRVKLSVMMFLQFFVWGAWYGQMSKYLLTQLNATGDQVGNAYAAFSLAMLIAPFFVGMIADRYFAAQKVLGVLNLLGAVVLYFITQNTDPDNFFYLILAYCLTFAPTLALTSSIAMQQMTTPEKEFPGIRVLGTVAWIVVTNIVGYYGFGDKVTIFQLSMYSALGLGVFAFFLPDTPPKATTSTSFAQIMGLDAFKLFKDRSFAIFFMSSVLICIPLSFYYAMANPSLTDGGMQNVENKMSLGQASEVIFMLLIPLAYTRLGVKKMLIVGLIAWIVRFICFGYGDGGSGEWMLYLAIILHGVCYDFFFVTGQIYTDNKAGERIKSSAQGLISLATYGIGMGIGSKLSGVVLDMYTRPDGTKDWLSVWLVPAGIAAVVLIVFVLLFTDKKKSVPSEGELVTGPL